The Chlorobaculum sp. MV4-Y genome contains the following window.
GCAGTGTAACAGCTGCGCTTCTTATTACTTGATTTCTGTGGAGCTAAGGAGACTCGAACTCCTGACCCTTTGCATGCCATGCAAATGCTCTACCAACTGAGCTATAGCCCCATCGTGATGGACTAATAATCTGAAAAAAAAGTTGGATTTCCAACAGCTTTTTTTGAATCTTCGATATAAAATTTTCCAAAGAAGAAGAATAAACTGAGGTTATGAGTTTCTTCTACAGCATCAAAGAAGGGTTTGCAGGAATAGGCCGGGCCAAGTTGCCGGCAAGCGTGACCATCGCCACGGGCTTTTTTTCATTGCTGTTGCTTGGGCTCTTCGGGACGGTCTCTTTCAGCTTTTACCAGTTGATTCACGAGGTTCGTTCGCGCGTCGAGCTTGAGGTCTTTTTCGATGATCGTACCGGTGATCTTCAGGCCGATTCGCTGACCGAACGGATGAAAGCGATCACCGGGATCGCCAAAACCCGATTCATTTCGCGCAACGAAGCTGCTTCAAGGTTTGCCCGTGACTTTGGGGCGGATGTCGTGGGCATTCTCGGCATGAATCCGCTGCCGCGTTCTGTCGAAGTGAGCATTCAGCCGGGTTACGCTGCTCCGGATAGTATTGCGCACATAGAAAAACAGATCGCGGCGCTCGACGGGGGGCTCGATATCCGTTATAACAAAGAGTATCTGAGGGGTATCGAAAGGAACGCGCGCCTGTTTACGCTCATCACTGCAGGAGTTGGCGGGGTGATCGCTCTGGCGACCATTATCCTGAACGCCTTTACCGTCCAGCTTGCCATGTACGCCCGCCGCGACCGGATCAAAACCATGCGTCTGGTTGGTGCGACCCGCTGGTTCATCAGTGCGCCGTTTCTTTTCGAGGGGATCATTCAGGGCCTGGTTTCGGGTGGGCTTGCTGCGCTCGGTCTCTGGCTCATTTTCGAGCAGGCGCTGTTACGCTACGAACCGGCGATCTACCAGATACTGCATCCATCGACCTATGTGATCTATCCGGGACTTGTCCTGCTTGGCATCGTGCTCGGCTTTTTCGGCAGCACCTGGTCAGTGGCGCGCTTCCTGCGCGTTTCCTGAGCGCTGCCGCAGGGATAAACGGCTATTCGTTGGTGAAGTTGTAGAGCATCGCAATTTCTTCGGGCCAGCCCTCGGCGTTGGGGGTTTCGAGTATCAGCGGTATCTCCTCCAGCGCCGGGTGATGCATGATGTGCGCGAAGGCGTCGATGCCGATCATTCCCTTGCCGAGGCACTCGTGCCGGTCAACCTTGCTGCCGAGCTTCTGCTTGGCGTCGTTCAGGTGCATTCCCCTCAGATAAGCCATTCCTACCACGCGGTCAAACTCGGCCAGCGTTGCGTCCAATGCTTCCGGCGTTCTCAAATCGTAGCCACTGGCGAAGAGGTGACAGGTGTCGAGGCAGACGCCGACGCGCGATTTGTCCTCCACCAGTTCGATGATTCGCGCCAGATGTTCGAAGCACCAGCCGAGATTACTGCCCTGTCCTGCCGTGTTTTCGATTACCGCCGTCACGCCCGCCGTCGCTTCGAGTGACAGGTTCACCGACTCGGCGATGATTGCGAGGCAGGCATCTTCGTCAGTCAGATTGAGGTGGCTGCCGGGGTGGAAATTCAGCATCGTGAGCCCGAGCGCTTCGGCGCGCTGCATTTCGGTGATGAACGCTTTGCGGGACTTTTCGAGCTTGTCGGCTTCGGGCGCGCCGAGGTTGATGAGGTAGCTGTCGTGCGGCAGGATGTGGCCGGGCAGGAATCCTGCCTCCTCGCAGTTCCGTCGAAACGCTTCGATCGACTCTGTCGAAAGTGGAGCGGAGTGCCACTGGCGCTGGTTGCGGGTGAACATGGCGAACGCTTTCGCGCCGATCTTTTGTGCGTTCAGCGGGGCGTTCTCGACGCCTCCGGCAATACTGACATGGGCGCCGACCCGTTTCATAGTTCGTCTGGTTTGGAGGTTTTCGTGAATCAGAGGCTAACGACGATCTGCCATCGAAGGTTCAATCGGTCAGTTTTTCCACGATCTCGTCCGGCAGGTTCGCCGTCCGGCGGATCGACCACCCGCCGTTGCGCGATGGCCGGGTCGAGAGCATCTCGCCGAGCAGGCCGGTCGAGAAGAATTGCACGCCGAGGATGATGAGCAGTATGCCGAGGAACAGAATCGGCCGGTTGCCCGCCGGTTTGTCGAAAACGTACTTTTCGATGGTGACGTAAAGGCTGATACAGAGGCCAAAGAAAAAACTGCCGAGGCTCATCATGCCGAAAAAGTGCATCGGACGTTTGAGGTAGCGGGTAATGAACATCACCGAAAGGAAATCAAACAGGCCGGGCAGGAACCGCGATGCTCCGAACTTGCTTTCGCCGAACTTGCGAGCGTGGTGCATGACGGGAATTTCGGTGACGCGGAATCCTTTCCACTTTGCCAGCACCGGAATATAGCGGTGCATTTCGCCGTGCAGGTCGAGTGAAGCGACGAGTTCGCGGCTGTAGCCTTTCAGGCCGCAGTTGAAGTCGTGCAGCGGGATGCCGCTGAAGATGCGCGTCGTCAGGTTGAAGAGCTTCGAAGGTATGGTTTTGCTCATCGGGTCGTTCCGTTCCCGCTTCCATCCGCTCACCAGGTCGAACCCTTCGTTCATTTTCAGAACAAGGCTGGTGATCTCCCGAGGATCGTCCTGCATGTCGGCGTCGATGGTCACGACCACATCGCCCGACGCAGCGCGGAAGCCCGCCGAGAGTGCCTCGGTTTTTCCGTAATTCCGTCGGAATGAGATGAGGCGAATCTCCGGTTTCCCGGCAATCAGCTCTTCGATCACCTTGTCGGAGCCGTCGGTCGAACCGTCATCGATCATGATCACCTCGAAACTGAAGGGTGCATCGAAGCATCGCGCCAGATCGGGACTGTTCAGCGCTGCGAACAGTTGGGTGCACAGCTCGGGGAGCGACTCCCGCTCGTTGTAGAGCGGCACGATGACGGAGAGGCTCGTCATTTATACACCTCGAGCGTCGGGTTGCCAGATGTACTTGTGCAGCTGGAGCTGCATCCGCACCGGGAGGCGGTCGCAGAGAATCCACTCAGCGAGGAGGCGCGGTTCGAGCTGGCCGAACACCGGGCCGAAGATGATCGAGCACTTGCCGAGGATGCCGTGCCCGGCGATATACGATTTTGCCCACAGGTAATCCGCCTCCGAGGCTACGACGATCTTGAATTCGAAGCGTTCCGGCTCGTTGAGGGCGAGTGTGAAGTTGGCGGCGCAATTATGCTCCATGACTCCCGACGACGGCGCCTTGATGTCGATGATCGCGTGCACGCGCGGATCGACGCGATCCACCGGCAGGAAGCCGCCTGTTTCGAGTAGCACCGCTGGATGCCGATCGCAGAGTTCGGTGAGCAGCTCGAAGGCGCCCGGCTGGAGCAGCGGCTCGCCGCCGGTCACTTCAACGCACGGCGCGTCGAACGCCAGCACGCGCTGCACGATTTCGTCAACCGTCATCGTTGTGCCTTGCTTCTCAGCATATGCCGTGTCGCAGTAGCGGCATCCGTGGCCGCATCCCGCGAGCCGCACGAAACCGCATGGCCAGCCCGCAAAGGACGACTCGCCCTGGATCGAGTGGAAAATCTCGCTGATGTGGAGGGTCGTTTCCGTGCTCATGGCTGCTCGTCAAGCAGTTTTTCGAGCGCGGCGGGGTAGAGGCGATGCTCGCACCGGAGCACCCGCTCGGCCAGCGTTTCCGCGGTGTCGCCCGGCAGCACCGGCACATGGTTCTGCATGATGATCCGGCCCTTGTCGTACTCCTCGTTCACGAAGTGCACCGTCGCGCCGCTCCGGGTTTCGCCGGATTCGATCACCGCTTCGTGCACGCGCATTCCGTACATCCCGTGCCCGCCGAACTGCGGCAGCAGCGATGGATGGATGTTCACGATCTTCTCGGGGTAGGCAGCAATCACCGCGTCCGGAATCTTGCGCAGATACCCGGCAAGCAGAATCATGTCGATCTGCCGTTCCTGTAACGCCGAAAGCATTGCATGGGCGAAATCGTCATTCGTGCCGAACTGTTTTTCCGAGAGGTGCAGGGTCTCGATACCATACTCTTTCGCGAAATCGACCGCGCCGCACTGCGAGCGATTCGACAGGCAAAGCACGATTTCCGCGGGCAGCTCGTGTTCGATGATCGCGTGGAACAGCGCCTTGAAGTTCGAGCCCGTTCCCGAGCAGAATACCGCCAACCGTTTTTCTTGTCACTCATGCAGATCGCGTACAAAGGATTTCGTGAATTTCCTCTAATATGCACCCGAACGCTGCTTTTTTCAAGCTGAAAGGTTCCCGGTGAACGGTTCGGTTGGGAGTGTGCTTTGCGCGGAGTCGCAGTTCTCCGGTCGGTATAATCGCGGATTTTTGTAAATTCCCGGTCTATTTTTGCTTTCCGAACACAACACAACTCTCTGCTCATGCTTGATCCTGTCATCAAACGGGCGCTCGTTTCCGTTTCCGACAAAACCGGCATCGTCGATTTCTGCCGTGAACTGGCCTCGATGGGTGTCGAAATTTTCTCCACCGGTGGTACGCTGAAGGCGCTTCAAGATGCCGGTATCGCCGCGCAATCCATCTCGACCATCACCGGTTTTCCGGAAATCATGGACGGCAGGGTCAAAACGCTTCACCCGAAAATCCACGGCGGCCTGCTTGCCGTGCGTGACAATGCCGAGCATCAGCAGGCTGCGCGCGAGAACGGCATCGAGTTCATCGACCTTGTGGCGGTAAACCTCTATCCCTTCGAGGCGACCATTGCCAAGCCGGACGTGAGCTTCGAGGAGGCGATCGAAAATATCGACATCGGCGGCCCGTCGATGCTGCGCAGCGCGGCGAAGAATAACGAGTCGGTCACGGTGATCACCGATGCCGCCGATTACGCCACCGTGCTTGAAGAAATGAAGTCCAACGGCGGCGCGACCACGAGGGCGACCCGCCTGACGCTCGCGGCGAAGGTCTATGCGCTCACCTCGCGCTACGACACGGCCATCGCGGCTTACATGGCCAAAGCTGCTGGAATCGAGTCCGCCGCCGATACGATGACCGTCCGGCTCGAAAAAGAGCTGGGGATGCGTTACGGCGAGAACCCGCACCAGAGCGCCGGACTTTATAAAATGGACGACGGTAACGGAGTGCGCTCGTTCGGCGCGATTTTCGAGAAGCTGCACGGTAAAGAGTTGTCGTACAACAACATGCTCGATATCGCTGCCGCAACTGACCTCATCGAGGAGTTCCGCGGTGAAGAGCCGTCGGTGGTGATCGTCAAGCACACCAACCCGTGCGGCGTCGCGCAGGCTCCGACGCTCTGCAAGGCGTACCGCAAGGCCTTCTCGACCGACACGCAGGCCCCGTTCGGCGGCATCATCGCTTTCAACCGTTCGCTCGACATGGAGACGGCCAACGCGGTCAACGAAATCTTCACCGAAATCCTCATCGCTCCGGCCTTCGAGGAGGGCGTGCTCGATCTGCTCATGAAGAAGAAGGATCGCCGCCTCGTGCTCCAGAAGCAGCCGCTGCCGAAAGCGGGCTGGGAGTTCAAGTCCACGCCGTTCGGAATGCTCGTGCAGGAGCGCGACAGCAAGATGGTCACCCCCGAAGAGCTGACAGTGGTGACGAAGCGCCAGCCGACCGAGGAAGAGCTGGCTGACCTGATGTTTGCCTGGAAGATTGCCCGCCACATCAAATCCAACACGATTCTCTACGTCAAGAACCGCCAGACCTTTGGTGTTGGCGCAGGCCAGATGTCGCGAGTCGATTCTTCGAAGATCGCCCGCTGGAAAGCCTCGGAAGTGGGCCTCGATTTGAAAGGCTCGGTCGTCGCCTCCGACGCCTTCTTCCCCTTCGCCGACGGCCTTCTCGCCGCTGCCGAAGCCGGAGTGACCGCCGTCATCCAGCCCGGGGGCTCGATCCGCGACAACGAAGTCATAGAAGCAGCCGACGCGAACAATTTGGCGATGGTGTTTACCGGCATGAGGCACTTCAAGCACTGAGGTAGCGAGACGGGACATAGAACTGCAAAGGCAACAGGGACAGTGCAATGAGCGTTGTTCCTGCTCCCTTTTTTACTTTCTGAGCGATGCCAGTCAGGCCCGCATCTTCTCACACAAATCTCACCACTAAAAACACCCCGACCATAACAAACGCCACGGCGACCCGTACGGCGATGCCGATGGCCATGCCGATCCAGACTCCGAATCCTGCTGTGCTGGCTGTGCGGAGGTCTTTCTGGGCGTAGAGTTCGCCGAGGACGGCTCCGATGAAAGGCCCGATGATGATTCCGGGCAGACTGAAAAGGAGGCCGGTCACGGTGCCGATTGCTGCGCCGATGACGCCGTATTTGCCTGCGCCGAAACGTTTTGCGCCGAAAAGTCCGGCGAAGAAATCGATGAGGTAAGCCGCCGCGGTGAGCACGCCAAGAATGGTGATCGTGCCCCAGCCGACGTAGGCGAAGTTTTCCGCCCAGGCGGCGAAAACAAGACCGGCGAAGATCAGCAGAACGCCTGGTAATGCTGGCAGCACAAGGCCTGCGAATCCGGCGATAAGCAGGAGGGCGGAGGTGATCCAGAGAATGGTGGTGGTGTCCATGATGAACTACTATTTGTTCGTTTTTGCAAGTACCGCTCTTGCATTTCGTTTCAGTCGCTTGATGCCAAGGCGGAGGACTGGGGTTCCGGCGAAAAGCTTCCGGAATTGCGAGTTGGTGAGCTCGAGGGCTTGCTGAGGGGTAAGGTTGACGAGTTCCTCTTTTGGCTGAAAGCCGGAGTACGCGCTATCAACGCCAATGGTGTTGTGTGGGCAGGCGTCGAGGCAGTGGTCGCAGCCGTAGAGCCAGCCTTCGGTCATCGCCGATTCCTCGTCGGTGAAGTCGCGTTTCAGCTCTATCGTCAGGTATGAAATGCAGCGGGTAGCGTCGAGTTTGCCGGGGGCGATGAGCGCTCCGGTGGGGCAGGCGTCGAGGCAGGCAGTGCAGCCCTCGCAGGGGTTCCATTCGAGTGGTGTGTCGGGTTTGAGTTCGAGGTCGAGCAGCAGCTCACCGAGGAAAATTCGCGAGCCGTAACCGGGCACGATGAGCAGCGAGTTTTTGCCGGCGCGCCCGATTCCGGCGGCTTCGCCCCAGCCTGTTTCGAGCACGGGCAAGCTGTCCACACAGGCTCGTCCGTGGACCGGTTGCGCGCAGATCGAACGGATGAAATCGAGCAGCTCATGGAGCAGGTCACCGACCACGCGGTGGTAGTCCGCCATGACGGCGTAGCCGGAGATTGCGCCGGACTTTACAGGCGCGGGCCACGGCAAAGCGACGGAGATGACGGTTTTTACGCCGGGCAGAAGCAGTTCTGGATTGGCGCGTGCTTCGAGGCCGGTTTCGAGGTAGCCCATCTCGCCGTGCCGCTTCTCGTCGATCATTGTGCGATACTTCTCCAGCGCTTCGGAAAGCGGCATTGCGTCAGCAAACCCGGCGGCGCAAAAGCCGAATTCGAGGGCTTTCCGGCGGATCACTCCTTTTAAATCATTGAGCGTTTCAGACATCGTTGATTGCTTCCCGGTTGCGATATCATCCAATAATGCTTAAATATACGAGTCAACTTCACGTAGTTGTTCCGCAATCTTTCGAACCGCCACTACTTCCCTCATGCAGCGACGCGAGTTTTTCCAGCATTTTCTCAAACGCGCCAGTATCGGCGCGGGCGCATTGACCGCCGCAACTGCCAGTCTTGTCGGCTATTACCAACCGCGCAAGGCGGTGTTCGACACCTCCGGCAAGAACAACTCAGAGCTGCCCGAGAAGCTGACGACGCCGAAGAAGGCGGTGGTGATCGGCGGCGGTCTGGCTGGCATCAGCTCGGCGCTGGAGCTGGCGCGGCGGAACTTCGAGGTGACGCTGGTCGAGGCCTCGCCTTCACTTGGCGGCAAGTTGACTGGCTGGCCTATCGAGGCGCTTGGCGAGCGGTTTCCGGTAGAGCACGGCTTTCACGGCTTTTTCGATCAGTACTACAACCTCAACGAAATGTTCGCCTCGGCGGGCATCGGCAGCGAGATGTTCACCGCTTCACCCGGCTATCCGGTCATTTTCAGCGACCGGCAGGTGGAGGTGTTCGGTCAGACGCCCAAGTGGTTTCCTTTCAACATCCTGTCGGTGGTGCAGCAGTCCAAACGGCTCGATATCGCCTCGTTCCTAAAGGACTACCCCGGTCTGTGGCCGGTCATCAGCATGTTCCGCTACCAGTATGACCGCACCTTTCATGACTGGGACAGCATCGATTTCATGACCTACTGCAAGCGCGGCGAGGTGCTTCCGGCTTTCATCGACACGGTGCTGCACCCGTTTTCGGACGCCACGATGAACCGCATGGAGGTGCTTTCGGCAGCCGAGGCGATACGCTATTTCCATTTCTACTTTATGGGCAGTCCGGAGGGGTTGTCGTTCAGAATCACCACGAAGGATTGCATGAGTGCCCTCATCGATCCGCTGGAGAAGAAGCTAATGTCGATGGGCGTGCGGGTGCTGAAAGGGCAAAAGGTGCAGAACCTCGCGATGCAGGATGGGCGCGTCAAATCGGTGCGTCTCGCTGGCACGGGGGCTGCGAGCGGCGCGATTGCTTCGATTCCGAAGCGCGAGGTACCGGTGACGGGGTGGCTGCAACATACCTCCGAAGCGGGGATTCCGATGCTCGTGGCGCGGCTCGGCGCGGCGTGGGTGGCCCTCGACGGGCGCTGTACTCACATGGGGTGTCCGGTGGCTCCCGAGGCTGGAACGGGCGGCTTTCACTGCCCTTGCCACGATGGCCGCTTCAACGCCGAAGGGGTGCCGGTCAGCGGCCCGCCGAAAGCGCCGCTCGCCAGGCTCGACGTGCGTGAAGCGGGGGAGATGCTCGTTATCGAACAGGCTTCGACAGCCTCGTCATCGGTGGTCGTTACCGCCGAAGAGCTGCCGTGCGACTACTGCGTCGTGGCTTCGGACGTGCGCGGCACTCGCGAGCTGATCGCCGGTAGCCAGCCCGACAACCGCGATTTCGCCGGACGGGTGGCTGCGCTTGGCGAGGCCGATCCCTACGTCGTCTGGCGCGTTTGGCTCGACCGTCCGCTTCCGTCCGCCGACTTCCCGTTCTATACCGTGTCGGGCTACACCTACACCGACTCGATCACCTTCTATTCGAGCTTCCAGCAGCCCTTCATCGACTGGGCGAAGCGCATCGGCGGCTGCGTCGTCGAGCTGCACGCTTACGCCGTCGCGCCGCAAGACATTCGCCCCGAGCCGGAGATCCGCGCTGCGATGCTGCAAGAGCTGTACGCTATGTTTCCGGAGTCGAAAGGCGCCACGATCCGGCACGAAATTTTCATGATGCAATCCAACTTCACCCGCTGGGCCCCCGGCGACCACGCCACAAGACCGGGTGTCGAAACGCCCTACGCGAACCTTTTCCTCGCGGGCGACTGGGTAAGCACCAATGCCCCGGTTTTCCTGATGGAAGCCGCCGCTTTCACAGGCCGACAGGCGGCGAACGCCATTGCCGCGAAAGAGTCGCTACGGCAAAGGCCATTGCCGATTGTGCCGATGGACGGGATCTTTGCTTAGAACAGAAATTGGGATCAAAATCGAAAGGAAAAATCTCAAAAGCAGAATTTCTTATCTCCCCTCAAGGCACTCCACCACCGTGTCGTGCAGCACGGGTCGGAACTTGCGAATCCTGATATTCTCCGGCGTCGGCCAAACTCTGTTGCTTAACAGAATTACCGCTAAATCTTTTTCCGGATCGACCCAGATGCTTGTGCCGGTAAAGCCGAGGTGGCCCCAGGAGTTGGAAGAGAAGTAGTGGCCTGCGGATGATTTCCCTCCCGGGGTGACCAGGTCCCAGCCAAGCGCTCTCGGGGTATCGCCTCGTTCCCGGAAGCGTTTGACCGTCGAGGCTTTGATGTAGCGCTTGCCGTCGAGTTGGCCTCCGTTCATCAGCATTTTCACCATTTTCGTCAGGTCACCGGTCGTGGTGAAGAGCCCCGCGTGGCCTGAGATGCCCCCGAGCAGCGCGGCGTTCTGGTCGTTGACGAGCGGACGCGGGCGCGGAAGCTTCCAGATGCCATCCTCGCCGGTTGGCGCGATGCGAGCGGCAAGTGACAGTGGCGGTGTGAACATGGTCGAATTCATGGTGAGCGGCGCGGCGAAGCGGGTGTGAAAGTTGGCCGCGAGGCTTTTGCCCGTGATCTGTTCGACGATGCTACCGAGCAGAATGAAGTTCAGGTCGCTGTACTCGGTCTTCGCGCCCGGTACGGATACGACAGAGTCGCGGTCGATGGCTTGCAGCGCCTCCTCGCGAGTGGCGCAGGTTTCGGCGAAGTAGGTGTGTGCCCGAAGTCCCGAGGTGTGGCGCATGAGCTGCTCGATGGTGATTCGCTCCTTGCCGTTGCAGGCGAATCCGGGCCGGTAACGGCTGACGGGGGCGCGCAGGTCAAGCGAGTCGCGCTCGACGAGCTGCATGGCGATGCTGGTGGTGACAACCGCCTTGGTGAGCGATGCAGCGTCGTAGATTGTTGTTGTGTCCGCAGGAGCGCTGTGCGGATCGTAGGTTAAGTGACCGAACGCTTTGTGGAACACTGTTTTGCCCCGGTAGATCACCGCGAGGCTCGCGCCGGGGAAGACGCTATCGCGCACGGCCCCATTCATGAGCGTATCGAGCTTTCTGAAATCCGTCGCATCTGCGTTAGCCGGAACGGCAGTCGCCATCAGCAGAATAGCTACGCAAGCGCAGGCGGTAATGAGTTTCCGGAACAGGCGCATAAGCGTTCGGGATGCGGTCAGAAGAGCGTGAAGCGCACGTACCGGTTCGGCCTCTTCTTCAGATCGATGAGCAGGGTGTCGAGCGAAATCAGCGTCTTGCTTAGGTTGTTATAAAGCGCCGGATCGCTGTTGAGCTTGCCGAGCGTGCCCTTACCTTCGTTGAGCTGCTTCATCAGCGTTTCGGTTTCGGCGGCGGCGTTTTTCAGGTTCACGATGGTCTGCTCGGTGTTGTCGGCCAGTGACTTGTCGTTGATCAGCTTCGGCAGCAGCCCCTTGCCGTTGTGAAGTTCCGCGCTGACTCTGGTCAGCTCGTCCGAACTCTTGCGCAGGTTGGCCACGGTTTTTTGCAGGTCTTCGCCCATCTGTTTGTCTGAAATAAGTCGCCCGGCGGGGCCGTCGCCGTTATTGAGCTTGTCGAGCAACGTATTTAGTTTTTCAACAGTATTTTTGGCATTGTTGGTAAGACCCGTCAGGCCATCTTCCGGGACGAGCTGGATGAAATCGCCCTCCTTGACCGGTTTGCCGGTGCCAGCCTTGATGTCGATATATTTGTCGCCAAGCACGCCGAGGGAGCGGATTGAAGCCTTCGAGTCCTTGGTGACGAGGTTTGCATACTCGTTCTGCAACTTCAGTTCAGCTACCACGAACAGCGAGTCGTTCTGTGTGCTGAAGTCGAGTCGCGAGACAGTGCCGATTTTTTTACCCGCGACTGCAACGTAGTTGTTCTCGGCCAGGCCGTTGACGTTGCTGGTCATGACCTTGATGGTGGTCACGCCGGTGAAAACGCTCGTGTTTTTGCCAATTACCAGGCCGAGATAGGCCGCAAACCCGAGCCCAAGCAGGAAGAAGATGCCGGTTTTCAGGTCGCTCCATTTCAGTTCTTTCAGATTTCTCATGCTATCGCAGGGGTCTTGAAAAAATTAAAGTTCGAGAATTTTGTCCGACAGGATCGACTTGATGAACGGGTGCTGCGAATCGTGCAGCTGTCCGGTCGGGCCGTCGAAGATGATTTTGCTCTGGTACAGCACGGCGACTTCGTCCGCGATGGCGAAGACGTCGTCAATGATGTGGGTCACGAACACCGCGCCGAGGTCGTTGCTTTTTTTGAGCGAGGCGATCAGGTTCAGGATTTTGCGCGAGCTGACCGGATCGAGTCCGGCGGTCGGCTCGTCGAAGAGGATCATCTTTGGATTGAAAATCAGCGCCCGGCCAATCGCCACGCGCTTTTTCATGCCGCCGCTGAGGCTTTCAGGGAGTTGATCCTCGTAGCCTTCGAGTCCGGCAAAGCGGAGCTGCTCGACCACACGACGGTTTATCTCCTCATCGGGCAGGCGGAGGTTCTCGCGCAGGAAGAAACTCATGTTCTGGCTGATGGTCATCGAGTCGAAGAGTGCGTTGCCCTGAAAGACGATGCCCATTTTGCGCCGTATCGGGTAAAGGTCGGTCTCCTTGAGTGGAGTGATGTCCACCCCATCGACGAATACCTGCCCGCTGTTGGGCTTGATGAGGCCGAGCATGAGCTTGATGATCGTGCTCTTGCCGACGCCGCTGGGGCCAAGTATCGCCTTGATGGTGTTGTCCTGCACGGTCAGCGAAACCTTGTCGAGAATCACCTTTTCGCCGTATCTGAGTGTGACGTTCCGGAGTTCAATCATATCAGTGCATAATGTCGAGCACGAGTTTCGAGACGTAGAAGTTGGCTACCAGCACCAGACCCGACGAAGCCACAATGCCCTTGATGGTCGATCGGCCTACACCCGCCGTGCCGCCTCGCGCCGAGAAGCCGTTGAAACTGCTGACCAGCGTGATGATGATGGCAAAGACCGGAGCCTTGAGGAAGCTGACGACGAAATCTTTGGGCAGTAGCCTCGGGTAGATCGAATTCCAGAAGATACCGGGGTCGAGCTTGTGGTAGAACTGGGCGACAAGGGCACCGGTCTGCAATCCGGCGAAGTCGGAGAGGGCGATGAGTGGTACGAACATGATGAGCGCAGCCAACAGCCTCGGCATGACGAGTTTGGCGATAGGGTCGGTGC
Protein-coding sequences here:
- a CDS encoding FAD-dependent oxidoreductase, encoding MQRREFFQHFLKRASIGAGALTAATASLVGYYQPRKAVFDTSGKNNSELPEKLTTPKKAVVIGGGLAGISSALELARRNFEVTLVEASPSLGGKLTGWPIEALGERFPVEHGFHGFFDQYYNLNEMFASAGIGSEMFTASPGYPVIFSDRQVEVFGQTPKWFPFNILSVVQQSKRLDIASFLKDYPGLWPVISMFRYQYDRTFHDWDSIDFMTYCKRGEVLPAFIDTVLHPFSDATMNRMEVLSAAEAIRYFHFYFMGSPEGLSFRITTKDCMSALIDPLEKKLMSMGVRVLKGQKVQNLAMQDGRVKSVRLAGTGAASGAIASIPKREVPVTGWLQHTSEAGIPMLVARLGAAWVALDGRCTHMGCPVAPEAGTGGFHCPCHDGRFNAEGVPVSGPPKAPLARLDVREAGEMLVIEQASTASSSVVVTAEELPCDYCVVASDVRGTRELIAGSQPDNRDFAGRVAALGEADPYVVWRVWLDRPLPSADFPFYTVSGYTYTDSITFYSSFQQPFIDWAKRIGGCVVELHAYAVAPQDIRPEPEIRAAMLQELYAMFPESKGATIRHEIFMMQSNFTRWAPGDHATRPGVETPYANLFLAGDWVSTNAPVFLMEAAAFTGRQAANAIAAKESLRQRPLPIVPMDGIFA
- a CDS encoding serine hydrolase domain-containing protein, which produces MRLFRKLITACACVAILLMATAVPANADATDFRKLDTLMNGAVRDSVFPGASLAVIYRGKTVFHKAFGHLTYDPHSAPADTTTIYDAASLTKAVVTTSIAMQLVERDSLDLRAPVSRYRPGFACNGKERITIEQLMRHTSGLRAHTYFAETCATREEALQAIDRDSVVSVPGAKTEYSDLNFILLGSIVEQITGKSLAANFHTRFAAPLTMNSTMFTPPLSLAARIAPTGEDGIWKLPRPRPLVNDQNAALLGGISGHAGLFTTTGDLTKMVKMLMNGGQLDGKRYIKASTVKRFRERGDTPRALGWDLVTPGGKSSAGHYFSSNSWGHLGFTGTSIWVDPEKDLAVILLSNRVWPTPENIRIRKFRPVLHDTVVECLEGR
- a CDS encoding MlaD family protein, with protein sequence MRNLKELKWSDLKTGIFFLLGLGFAAYLGLVIGKNTSVFTGVTTIKVMTSNVNGLAENNYVAVAGKKIGTVSRLDFSTQNDSLFVVAELKLQNEYANLVTKDSKASIRSLGVLGDKYIDIKAGTGKPVKEGDFIQLVPEDGLTGLTNNAKNTVEKLNTLLDKLNNGDGPAGRLISDKQMGEDLQKTVANLRKSSDELTRVSAELHNGKGLLPKLINDKSLADNTEQTIVNLKNAAAETETLMKQLNEGKGTLGKLNSDPALYNNLSKTLISLDTLLIDLKKRPNRYVRFTLF
- a CDS encoding ABC transporter ATP-binding protein translates to MIELRNVTLRYGEKVILDKVSLTVQDNTIKAILGPSGVGKSTIIKLMLGLIKPNSGQVFVDGVDITPLKETDLYPIRRKMGIVFQGNALFDSMTISQNMSFFLRENLRLPDEEINRRVVEQLRFAGLEGYEDQLPESLSGGMKKRVAIGRALIFNPKMILFDEPTAGLDPVSSRKILNLIASLKKSNDLGAVFVTHIIDDVFAIADEVAVLYQSKIIFDGPTGQLHDSQHPFIKSILSDKILEL